One Natator depressus isolate rNatDep1 chromosome 5, rNatDep2.hap1, whole genome shotgun sequence DNA segment encodes these proteins:
- the PHF24 gene encoding PHD finger protein 24 isoform X2, with the protein MGVLMSRRQTVEQVQKVSLAVSAFKDGLRERPSTKRKAEAWGGRRGTLEHVVQEVQEEEEERPEAAGPSQAQREESHANRAAWERLRDGRGVEPEEFDRANRFTPPAFVRPTRELHDDEPLEISLEQREQVSSDEMCEICEVWTAESLFPCRVCTRVYHDGCLRRMGFLHHSSAVEVTETAHTETGWSCYYCDNLNLLLTEEEMYSLMETFQQCKIIPETCLMQDSFLHYKHLVHKRHFERPMSEEQEERAALQFSTLDPDKKGHVEWPDFLSHESIVLLQKLRPQNSLLRLLTAKERERARATFLPLNQDGQGLISEGECRRAQHTWFRKHQKEAPSCNVSISHVGPMSESSPASSGSSQSQEKTLLGTEQEESSRLVDWPTFLKENVIYILAARPNSTAIHLKPLA; encoded by the exons ATGGGGGTGCTGATGTCCCGGCGCCAGACGGTGGAGCAGGTGCAGAAGGTCAGCCTGGCCGTCTCCGCTTTCAAGGATGGGCTGCGGGAGCGGCCCTCCACCAAGCGCAAGGCGGAGGCGTGGGGCGGGCGGCGGGGGACACTGGAGCACGTGGTGCAggaggtgcaggaggaggaggaggagaggccgGAGGCCGCTGGCCCCTCGCAGGCACAGCGGGAGGAGAGCCATGCCAACCGGGCGGCCTGGGAACGGCTGCGGGACGGACGGGGCGTGGAGCCAGAGGAGTTCGACCGCGCCAACCGCTTCACACCGCCGGCCTTCGTCCGGCCCACGCGCGAGCTGCACGATGACGAGCCGCTGGAGATCAGCCTGGAGCAAAGGGAGCAG GTGAGCAGCGACGAGATGTGCGAGATCTGCGAGGTGTGGACGGCGGAGAGCCTGTTCCCCTGCAGGGTGTGCACCCGGGTCTACCATGACGGCTGTCTGCGTCGCATGGGCTTCCTGCACCACAGCAGCGCCGTGGAGGTGACGGAGACGGCGCACACCGAGACGGGCTGGAGCTGCTACTACTGC GATAACCTCAACCTCCTGCTGACGGAAGAGGAGATGTACAGCCTGATGGAGACCTTCCAGCAATGCAAGATCATCCCCG AGACCTGCCTGATGCAGGACAGTTTCCTGCACTATAAGCACCTGGTCCACAAGCGCCACTTCGAGAGGCCGATGAGCGAGGAGCAGGAGGAGCGAGCTGCCCTGCAGTTCTCCACGCTGGACCCCGACAAGAAGGGCCACGTCGAGTGGCCGGATTTCCTCTCCCACGAGTCCATCGTGCTGCTGCAGAAACTCCGGCCACAG AATTCCCTGCTGCGGCTACTGACAGCCAAGGAGCGGGAGCGAGCGCGAGCCACCTTCCTGCCCCTCAACCAGGACGGCCAGGGGCTGATCAGTGAGGGCGAGTGCCGGAGAGCCCAGCACACATGGTTTCGGAAGCACCAGAAGGAGGCCCCGTCCTGCAATGTCAG CATCAGCCACGTGGGGCCCATGTCGGAGAGCAGCCCAGCcagcagtggcagcagccagagccaggagaAGACCCTGCTGGGCACAGAGCAGGAGGAATCcag CAGGCTTGTCGACTGGCCGACCTTCCTGAAAGAGAACGTCATCTACATCCTCGCCGCCCGCCCCAACAGCACCGCCATCCACCTGAAGCCGCTGGCGTAG
- the PHF24 gene encoding PHD finger protein 24 isoform X1, producing the protein MGVLMSRRQTVEQVQKVSLAVSAFKDGLRERPSTKRKAEAWGGRRGTLEHVVQEVQEEEEERPEAAGPSQAQREESHANRAAWERLRDGRGVEPEEFDRANRFTPPAFVRPTRELHDDEPLEISLEQREQVSSDEMCEICEVWTAESLFPCRVCTRVYHDGCLRRMGFLHHSSAVEVTETAHTETGWSCYYCDNLNLLLTEEEMYSLMETFQQCKIIPETCLMQDSFLHYKHLVHKRHFERPMSEEQEERAALQFSTLDPDKKGHVEWPDFLSHESIVLLQKLRPQNSLLRLLTAKERERARATFLPLNQDGQGLISEGECRRAQHTWFRKHQKEAPSCNVSISHVGPMSESSPASSGSSQSQEKTLLGTEQEESRLVDWPTFLKENVIYILAARPNSTAIHLKPLA; encoded by the exons ATGGGGGTGCTGATGTCCCGGCGCCAGACGGTGGAGCAGGTGCAGAAGGTCAGCCTGGCCGTCTCCGCTTTCAAGGATGGGCTGCGGGAGCGGCCCTCCACCAAGCGCAAGGCGGAGGCGTGGGGCGGGCGGCGGGGGACACTGGAGCACGTGGTGCAggaggtgcaggaggaggaggaggagaggccgGAGGCCGCTGGCCCCTCGCAGGCACAGCGGGAGGAGAGCCATGCCAACCGGGCGGCCTGGGAACGGCTGCGGGACGGACGGGGCGTGGAGCCAGAGGAGTTCGACCGCGCCAACCGCTTCACACCGCCGGCCTTCGTCCGGCCCACGCGCGAGCTGCACGATGACGAGCCGCTGGAGATCAGCCTGGAGCAAAGGGAGCAG GTGAGCAGCGACGAGATGTGCGAGATCTGCGAGGTGTGGACGGCGGAGAGCCTGTTCCCCTGCAGGGTGTGCACCCGGGTCTACCATGACGGCTGTCTGCGTCGCATGGGCTTCCTGCACCACAGCAGCGCCGTGGAGGTGACGGAGACGGCGCACACCGAGACGGGCTGGAGCTGCTACTACTGC GATAACCTCAACCTCCTGCTGACGGAAGAGGAGATGTACAGCCTGATGGAGACCTTCCAGCAATGCAAGATCATCCCCG AGACCTGCCTGATGCAGGACAGTTTCCTGCACTATAAGCACCTGGTCCACAAGCGCCACTTCGAGAGGCCGATGAGCGAGGAGCAGGAGGAGCGAGCTGCCCTGCAGTTCTCCACGCTGGACCCCGACAAGAAGGGCCACGTCGAGTGGCCGGATTTCCTCTCCCACGAGTCCATCGTGCTGCTGCAGAAACTCCGGCCACAG AATTCCCTGCTGCGGCTACTGACAGCCAAGGAGCGGGAGCGAGCGCGAGCCACCTTCCTGCCCCTCAACCAGGACGGCCAGGGGCTGATCAGTGAGGGCGAGTGCCGGAGAGCCCAGCACACATGGTTTCGGAAGCACCAGAAGGAGGCCCCGTCCTGCAATGTCAG CATCAGCCACGTGGGGCCCATGTCGGAGAGCAGCCCAGCcagcagtggcagcagccagagccaggagaAGACCCTGCTGGGCACAGAGCAGGAGGAATCcag GCTTGTCGACTGGCCGACCTTCCTGAAAGAGAACGTCATCTACATCCTCGCCGCCCGCCCCAACAGCACCGCCATCCACCTGAAGCCGCTGGCGTAG